In a genomic window of Quercus lobata isolate SW786 chromosome 4, ValleyOak3.0 Primary Assembly, whole genome shotgun sequence:
- the LOC115984782 gene encoding uncharacterized protein LOC115984782, translating into MREGKTLKAYSDRYWEMYNEIEGNYDDVTISTFKKGLPTEHGLRKSLTGKPVTSVCQLMDRIDKYKRVEEDQQTGKGKAKVVPQERRDFRLDRFNNSNRPRKDYSEQSGSTGAQAVHAMFREPLHKILEKVKSEPFFQWPSRMAGNPSKRNQNLYCAYHQEPGHTTDDSRNLKNHLDRLVREGKLRHLLHHPVGWQE; encoded by the coding sequence atgcgagaaggaAAGACACTGAAGGCCTATTCAgacaggtactgggaaatgtataatgagatagagggaAATTACGATGATGTCACCATTAGCACATTCAAGAAGGGCCTGCCGACAGAGCATGGTTTAAGAAAGTCCCTAACTGGGAAACCGGTCACTAGTGTGTGCCAACTCATGGACAGAATTGAtaagtacaaaagggtcgaggaAGACCAGCAGACGGGGAAGGGCaaagcgaaggttgtccctcaagagaggagggacttcaggttgGACCGCTTTAACAACAGTAACAGGCCAAGAAAAGACTACTCGGAACAGTCTGGATCCACTGGGGCACAGGCAGTCCATGCTATGTTCCGAGAACCATTACACAAGATCCTAGAGAAGGTAAAGAGCGAACCGTTCTTTCAATGGCCAAGCAGGATGGCAGGTAACCCCTCGAAACGTAACCAGAATCTGTATTGCGCATACCACCAAGAGCCGGGTCACACCACCGATGATTCTAGGAATCTGAAAAACCACTTGGACCGACTTGTCCGAGAGGGGAAGTTGAGGCATCTATTACATCACCCTGTGGGATGGCAGGAATAG
- the LOC115984783 gene encoding uncharacterized protein LOC115984783 codes for MKADPNKRNRNKYCRFYRDHGHDIDECFDLKQQIENLIRQRKLRSFLGRDHRDEKQKGKMEESSQPPLGEIRVIIGGSSTSQSSKSKKAYLKVVQSVQLSRQSPRARSTDEQAITFTDEDTKRIHHPHDDALVISLLIADYTTRRVLVDNGSSADILYYPAFQ; via the coding sequence ATGAAGGCAGATCCCAATAAGCGCAATAGGaacaagtattgtcgcttcTATAGGGATCATGGTCATGATATAGATGAGTGTTTCGATTTAaaacaacaaattgaaaatcttataaggCAACGGAAGTTGAGGAgtttccttggacgagaccaCAGGGACGAGAAACAGAAAGGGAAGATGGAAGAATCATCACAACCACCACTCGGAGAAATAAGAGTCATTATAGGGGGAAGTTCAACTAGCCAgtcgtccaagtccaagaaagcatacttgaaggTAGTACAGAGCGTCCAACTTTCTAGACAGTCACCAAGAGCAAGGTCCACGGACGAGCAAGCAATCACCTTCACGGATGAAGACACTAAGAGAATTCATCacccccatgatgatgctctcGTCATCTCCTTATTAATTGCTGACTACACAACTAGAAGAGTGCTTGTGGACAACGGAAGCTCGGCAGACATTTTATATTATCCAGCTTTTCAGTAG